From a region of the Corallococcus coralloides DSM 2259 genome:
- a CDS encoding CHAT domain-containing protein — MAGMWQTPRGTRLPGRTGVARVWGLVALALCMALGFGAVRVWKQQGAGPETPALWLADATHRPLEVRLSLPAADVYRPHAPPRRDALAPPVPLGALSRLEERGDAHGVGVSYLLHGDTEQGLAYLRRASPSLDRDSDLAAVAILRGHSDEALTLLDATLEAMPEHPQARWNRAVVARELGLTLLSATAFEAVAAKGEPGWSDEAREQARTLRARFQARADAWKATREAFHARLRSPQAPVPVEGAARFPGMARESFYELLATSESSEQVEALLPLAGVLDHAAGGGTVLEDTVRRMAAQDFARRAPLAREYAKLVQDAHPTPASLIERLRQEPTAKDLLLGALLRTPGVARTHEELRALTTGETDPWILSRVAQEGARLDDLSGQGTQAGDRLREALGECRAKKLPLRCVDLLIRLSSRATASNRLVEGEESARAAWQEAAALGEWEREGQALVMLANATRFQVRVALSRAYLTESLARQPDDCVARTLAHRNLASLALMRFRPQEARQELEASLACGQTPGLQGAWILADLARLAPRPSDEALLMEELARVSPLRENAGRRVLATLIRGRFAVDRDWREGQRVLRQAIAEAEPLLRVNADARDARAVAFQTLAVSAGHAGAFREAMDVVAESLQVPVPEGCVLAAAVEAERTVTVVRGPQGQVQGHYDASRTVPLRDDLTGLVPGELVELLRDCPRVAVLAAAPLDSRAGILPADLAWSYRVSTGVPATSPAKPPLHVVVSDVEPPQTLKLARLPSAAEVDLAGAQRLLRLKGAQATPERVLEAMEQATDIDIHAHGVVDRALSDATVIALSPQPDGLYALTAEQLRRRHLHGAPLVVLGACSAARLPPILHETSSLPQAFVTSGARAVFAATAEIPNDAGAFFRSVRERIQSGEEPSQALRAERLDWHKKQPHMRWVDKVLLYQ, encoded by the coding sequence ATGGCTGGCATGTGGCAAACGCCCCGAGGCACACGCCTGCCGGGGCGCACAGGCGTGGCGCGCGTCTGGGGACTCGTGGCCCTGGCGCTCTGCATGGCCCTGGGCTTCGGCGCCGTGCGCGTCTGGAAGCAGCAGGGCGCCGGGCCGGAGACGCCCGCGCTGTGGCTCGCGGACGCGACCCACCGTCCCCTGGAGGTGCGGCTGAGCCTCCCCGCCGCGGACGTATACCGCCCCCATGCGCCCCCCCGACGGGATGCGCTGGCCCCGCCGGTGCCCCTGGGCGCGCTGTCCCGCCTGGAGGAGCGCGGCGACGCGCACGGGGTGGGCGTCAGCTACCTCCTGCATGGCGACACGGAGCAGGGGCTCGCGTACCTCAGGCGCGCGTCGCCGTCGTTGGACCGCGACAGTGACCTGGCCGCCGTCGCCATCCTGCGCGGCCACTCCGACGAAGCCCTGACCCTGCTGGACGCCACGCTGGAGGCCATGCCCGAGCACCCGCAGGCGCGCTGGAACCGCGCCGTGGTGGCGCGCGAGCTGGGGCTGACGCTCCTCTCCGCCACGGCGTTCGAGGCGGTGGCCGCGAAGGGCGAGCCCGGCTGGAGCGACGAGGCGCGCGAGCAGGCGCGGACGCTGCGCGCCCGGTTCCAGGCCCGGGCGGACGCATGGAAGGCCACGCGAGAGGCCTTCCATGCCCGGCTGCGCTCGCCCCAGGCGCCCGTGCCGGTGGAGGGCGCGGCCCGCTTCCCGGGCATGGCGCGCGAGTCGTTCTACGAGCTGCTGGCGACCTCGGAGAGCTCCGAGCAGGTGGAGGCCCTGCTGCCGCTCGCGGGGGTGCTGGACCACGCGGCCGGCGGAGGCACCGTGCTGGAGGACACCGTGCGGCGGATGGCGGCGCAGGACTTCGCGCGCCGGGCGCCGCTCGCGCGCGAGTACGCGAAGCTGGTTCAGGACGCGCACCCCACCCCCGCGAGCCTCATCGAACGGCTGCGCCAGGAGCCCACGGCGAAGGACCTGCTGCTGGGCGCGCTCTTGCGCACGCCGGGCGTGGCGCGCACGCACGAGGAGCTTCGCGCCCTGACGACGGGCGAGACGGATCCCTGGATCCTCTCGCGCGTGGCGCAGGAAGGCGCGCGGCTGGACGACCTGTCGGGACAGGGGACCCAGGCCGGGGACCGGCTGCGGGAGGCGCTGGGCGAGTGCCGCGCGAAGAAGCTGCCCCTGCGCTGCGTGGATCTGCTCATCCGGTTGAGCAGCCGCGCGACCGCGTCGAACCGGCTGGTGGAGGGAGAGGAGTCCGCGAGGGCCGCGTGGCAGGAGGCCGCCGCGCTGGGCGAATGGGAACGCGAGGGCCAGGCGCTGGTGATGCTGGCCAACGCGACCCGCTTCCAGGTGCGGGTGGCGCTCTCGCGCGCCTATCTCACCGAGTCCCTGGCCCGTCAGCCCGACGACTGCGTGGCGCGCACCCTGGCGCACCGCAACCTGGCCTCGCTGGCGCTGATGCGCTTCCGTCCGCAGGAGGCGCGGCAGGAGCTGGAGGCGTCGCTGGCGTGCGGCCAGACGCCCGGGCTCCAGGGCGCGTGGATCCTCGCGGACCTGGCGCGGCTGGCGCCCCGTCCGTCCGACGAAGCGCTCCTGATGGAGGAGCTGGCACGCGTGAGTCCACTTCGGGAGAACGCGGGGCGGCGCGTGCTGGCCACGCTCATCCGGGGACGCTTCGCCGTGGACCGCGACTGGCGCGAGGGCCAGCGGGTGCTGCGGCAGGCCATCGCGGAGGCGGAGCCGCTCCTGCGGGTGAACGCGGATGCGCGCGACGCCAGGGCGGTGGCCTTCCAGACGCTCGCGGTGAGCGCGGGCCACGCCGGGGCCTTCCGGGAGGCCATGGACGTGGTGGCCGAAAGCCTCCAGGTGCCCGTGCCGGAGGGCTGCGTGCTGGCGGCGGCGGTGGAGGCGGAGCGCACCGTGACGGTGGTGCGCGGTCCACAGGGACAGGTGCAGGGGCACTATGACGCCTCGCGCACGGTGCCCCTGCGCGATGACCTGACGGGGCTGGTGCCCGGCGAGCTGGTGGAGCTGCTGCGCGACTGTCCCCGAGTGGCGGTGCTGGCCGCGGCGCCCCTGGACAGCCGCGCGGGCATCCTGCCGGCGGACCTGGCCTGGAGCTACCGGGTCAGCACGGGCGTCCCCGCGACGTCCCCCGCGAAGCCGCCCCTGCACGTGGTGGTGTCGGACGTGGAGCCGCCCCAGACGCTGAAGCTGGCGCGGCTGCCCTCGGCGGCGGAAGTGGACCTGGCGGGCGCGCAGCGGCTCCTGCGGCTCAAGGGCGCGCAGGCCACGCCCGAGCGCGTGCTGGAGGCGATGGAGCAGGCCACGGACATCGACATCCACGCGCACGGCGTGGTGGACCGCGCGCTGTCGGACGCCACGGTCATCGCGCTGTCGCCGCAGCCGGACGGCCTCTATGCCCTCACCGCGGAGCAGCTGCGCCGCCGGCATCTGCACGGCGCCCCCCTGGTGGTGCTGGGCGCGTGCAGCGCGGCCCGCCTTCCGCCCATCCTGCATGAGACGTCATCGCTGCCGCAGGCGTTCGTGACCTCCGGAGCGCGGGCCGTCTTCGCCGCCACGGCGGAGATCCCCAACGACGCGGGCGCCTTCTTCCGCTCGGTGCGCGAGCGCATCCAGTCCGGCGAGGAGCCCTCCCAGGCGCTGCGAGCCGAGCGCCTCGACTGGCACAAGAAGCAACCCCACATGCGCTGGGTGGACAAGGTGCTGCTGTATCAGTAG
- the aspS gene encoding aspartate--tRNA ligase has translation MAVPFISEVKRTHTCGQLTAANVGEEVVLFGWVHNRRDHGGAVFIDLRDREGLTQVVFEPDSKEAHETAGHLRLEYCVGIKGKVLSRGKNVNPKMKTGEIEVKASDLTIFNRSEPTPFLIEDNVETSEEKRLAHRYLDLRRGPLQKTLMTRSKMNTLARSYMAGNGFLELETPFMGKYTPGGARNFLVPSRLNPGKFYALAESPQLYKQLFMVAGFDRYFQIVKCFRDEDLRLDRQPEFTQIDVEMSFVTQDDIFTIIEGLLKKLWGEVLGIDIPTPFMRMDFYESMAKYGNDKPDLRFGLEHVVLTDVIREHGAAGGVPMMWEAVQDKGIVKAMVVPAEKALSRAESDKLEDFAKQAGAKGLARAKVGEGGEWTQSPLSKTITPALRQAINQAVNAKTGDLILFQFGRESLVHTVMANLRVHVAKKLGLIPEYGSGGQWKFLWVVNPPLFEFDEETNTWAAAHHAFTRPHDEDVQYLGTDPGRVKCHRYDVVLNGFEIGGGSIRLHDPKVQSEVFKALGIQEEEARVKFGFLLDALKFGAPPHGGIALGMDRLVMLLTGAESLRDVIPFPKTKTGTDTMTGAPGDVDEKQLRELHVRPVPLPQK, from the coding sequence ATGGCGGTCCCGTTCATTTCCGAGGTCAAGCGTACCCACACGTGCGGTCAGCTCACGGCCGCGAACGTTGGCGAAGAAGTGGTCCTCTTCGGCTGGGTGCACAACCGGCGCGACCACGGCGGCGCGGTGTTCATCGACCTGCGGGACCGCGAAGGGCTCACCCAGGTGGTGTTCGAGCCGGACAGCAAGGAGGCCCATGAGACGGCCGGCCACCTGCGCCTGGAGTACTGCGTGGGCATCAAGGGCAAGGTGCTGTCGCGCGGGAAGAACGTGAACCCGAAGATGAAGACGGGGGAGATCGAGGTGAAGGCCTCGGACCTGACCATCTTCAACCGCTCGGAGCCCACGCCGTTCCTCATCGAGGACAACGTGGAGACGTCCGAGGAGAAGCGCCTGGCGCACCGCTACCTGGACCTGCGCCGCGGGCCGCTCCAGAAGACGCTGATGACGCGCTCGAAGATGAACACGCTCGCGCGCTCGTACATGGCGGGCAACGGCTTCCTGGAGCTGGAGACGCCCTTCATGGGCAAGTACACGCCGGGCGGCGCGCGCAACTTCCTGGTCCCCAGCCGCCTGAACCCGGGCAAGTTCTACGCGCTGGCGGAGAGCCCGCAGCTGTACAAGCAGCTGTTCATGGTCGCGGGCTTCGACCGGTACTTCCAGATCGTGAAGTGCTTCCGCGACGAAGACCTGCGCCTGGACCGGCAGCCGGAGTTCACGCAGATCGACGTGGAGATGAGCTTCGTCACCCAGGACGACATCTTCACCATCATCGAAGGCCTGCTGAAGAAGCTGTGGGGCGAGGTGCTGGGCATCGACATCCCGACGCCCTTCATGCGCATGGACTTCTACGAGTCCATGGCGAAGTACGGCAACGACAAGCCGGACCTGCGCTTCGGGCTGGAGCACGTGGTGCTCACGGACGTCATCCGCGAGCACGGCGCCGCGGGCGGCGTGCCCATGATGTGGGAGGCGGTGCAGGACAAGGGCATCGTCAAGGCGATGGTCGTCCCGGCGGAGAAGGCGCTGTCCCGCGCGGAGAGCGACAAGCTGGAGGACTTCGCGAAGCAGGCGGGCGCCAAGGGCCTGGCGCGCGCGAAGGTGGGCGAGGGCGGTGAGTGGACCCAGTCCCCGCTGTCCAAGACGATCACTCCTGCGCTGCGGCAGGCCATCAACCAGGCCGTGAACGCGAAGACGGGCGACCTCATCCTGTTCCAGTTCGGCCGCGAGTCGCTGGTGCACACGGTGATGGCGAACCTGCGCGTGCACGTGGCGAAGAAGCTGGGGCTCATCCCCGAGTACGGCAGCGGCGGCCAGTGGAAGTTCCTCTGGGTGGTGAACCCGCCCCTCTTCGAGTTCGACGAGGAGACGAACACCTGGGCGGCGGCGCACCACGCCTTCACCCGTCCGCACGACGAGGACGTGCAGTACCTGGGGACCGACCCGGGCCGCGTGAAGTGCCACCGCTACGACGTGGTGCTCAACGGCTTCGAGATTGGTGGCGGCTCCATCCGCCTGCATGACCCGAAGGTGCAGAGCGAGGTGTTCAAGGCGCTGGGCATCCAGGAGGAGGAGGCGCGCGTGAAGTTCGGCTTCCTGCTGGACGCGCTCAAGTTCGGCGCGCCCCCGCACGGTGGCATCGCGCTGGGCATGGACCGCCTGGTGATGCTGCTGACCGGCGCGGAGTCCCTGCGCGACGTGATTCCGTTCCCCAAGACGAAGACGGGCACGGACACGATGACGGGCGCTCCCGGCGACGTGGACGAGAAGCAGCTGCGCGAGCTGCACGTGCGCCCGGTGCCGCTGCCGCAGAAGTAG
- a CDS encoding cupin-like domain-containing protein gives MALSPSWDAWLSENLLRGVPEEALARALVAGGVAPEEARSEVARARRHPAVEAGGSRGTLGAEVVSLLDVRAALHAQSRRTVERRRGVSAEEFQARYYRAHRPVVLEDFLEGWPLMERWRPEALARDYGDVEVEVMAGREARADHDMSPDACRTVMKLSDFLHRLEHGGPTNDLYLTARNFALERPELRGLLEDLRPAPGFVYPKRQHGSLKLWVGPAGTHTALHHDVDSVLFCQVHGRKRFWLVPSFETPRLYNREHVWSPVDAAAPDLERFPDFARAHVHEVVVGPGEMLFIPVGWWHQVLALDVSVSLTFQSLEVPGGNARWHTFG, from the coding sequence ATGGCCCTGTCACCCTCGTGGGATGCGTGGCTGTCGGAGAACCTGCTGCGGGGCGTGCCAGAGGAGGCGCTGGCCCGGGCACTGGTCGCCGGAGGGGTGGCTCCGGAAGAGGCTCGCTCGGAGGTGGCTCGCGCGCGGCGGCATCCGGCGGTGGAGGCCGGTGGCTCGCGCGGGACGCTGGGGGCGGAGGTGGTGTCGCTGCTGGACGTGCGCGCGGCGCTGCATGCGCAGTCCCGCCGGACGGTGGAGCGGCGGCGGGGCGTGTCCGCGGAGGAGTTCCAGGCCCGCTACTACCGCGCGCACCGGCCCGTCGTCCTGGAGGACTTCCTGGAGGGCTGGCCGCTGATGGAGCGCTGGCGGCCGGAAGCGCTGGCGCGGGACTACGGCGACGTGGAGGTGGAGGTCATGGCGGGCCGCGAAGCCCGCGCGGACCATGACATGTCACCGGATGCGTGCCGCACGGTGATGAAGCTTTCGGACTTCCTCCACCGGCTGGAGCACGGCGGGCCCACCAACGACCTGTACCTCACCGCGCGCAACTTCGCGCTGGAGCGGCCGGAGCTGCGGGGGCTGCTGGAGGACCTGCGGCCGGCTCCGGGCTTCGTGTACCCGAAGCGGCAGCACGGGAGCCTCAAGCTGTGGGTGGGGCCAGCGGGCACGCACACGGCGCTGCACCATGACGTGGACTCGGTGCTGTTCTGCCAGGTCCACGGGCGCAAGCGCTTCTGGTTGGTGCCGTCTTTCGAGACGCCTCGCCTGTACAACCGCGAGCACGTGTGGAGCCCGGTGGACGCGGCGGCGCCGGACCTGGAGCGCTTCCCGGACTTCGCCCGCGCGCACGTGCACGAGGTGGTGGTGGGCCCGGGGGAGATGCTCTTCATCCCCGTGGGCTGGTGGCACCAGGTGCTCGCGCTGGATGTCAGCGTGTCGCTGACGTTCCAGTCGCTGGAGGTTCCGGGCGGAAACGCGCGGTGGCACACCTTCGGCTGA
- a CDS encoding YHS domain-containing protein, whose translation MNGEQEHGQGSTRHWDPVCGRHLEAPEGHPSSEYKKRRYFFCSEGCRTAFERQAERFRLNELARAGALMSPGRVRWGLA comes from the coding sequence ATGAACGGCGAACAGGAACACGGGCAGGGCAGCACCAGGCACTGGGATCCGGTGTGCGGCAGGCACCTGGAGGCCCCGGAGGGCCATCCCTCGTCGGAGTACAAGAAGCGCCGGTACTTCTTCTGCTCGGAGGGCTGCCGCACCGCCTTCGAGCGGCAGGCGGAGCGCTTCCGCCTCAACGAGCTGGCGCGGGCCGGCGCGCTGATGTCGCCGGGCCGGGTGCGCTGGGGGCTCGCGTAG
- a CDS encoding cupin-like domain-containing protein has product MSRRQALPAPRVERRSRLEPAEFFTDYYRRNRPVVIEGLMEDWPARTRWTPAWMAERFGDETVEVMAGRDAQEMPDLHADRLRRDVPLRELLARFEGAPANDMYLVARNSLLLRDAFRPLLEDLRAPEGYIQPDLREPDRVHLWLGPAGTLSNLHHDHLNVLFCQVWGRKQVWLAPSWETPWMSNVRGFYSAVDVLAPDLERFPDFARVALHTVEVGPGDTLFIPVGWWHALRALEPSLSVTFVSFEETPGMNTCWREGWLGATPPEEHR; this is encoded by the coding sequence GTGTCTCGCCGACAGGCATTGCCCGCGCCGCGCGTGGAGCGGCGGTCGCGGCTGGAACCCGCGGAATTCTTCACGGATTACTACCGGCGCAACCGGCCGGTTGTCATTGAAGGCTTGATGGAGGACTGGCCGGCGCGGACGCGGTGGACGCCCGCGTGGATGGCCGAGCGTTTCGGTGACGAGACGGTGGAGGTGATGGCGGGGCGCGACGCCCAGGAGATGCCGGACCTGCACGCGGACCGCCTGCGCCGGGACGTGCCGCTGCGGGAACTGCTGGCACGGTTCGAGGGTGCGCCCGCGAACGACATGTATCTGGTGGCGCGAAATAGCCTGCTCTTGCGTGACGCGTTCCGGCCGCTCCTGGAGGACCTGCGTGCGCCGGAGGGATACATCCAGCCGGACCTGCGCGAGCCCGACCGCGTTCACCTGTGGCTGGGGCCGGCGGGGACGCTGTCCAACCTGCATCATGATCACCTCAACGTCCTGTTCTGCCAGGTGTGGGGACGCAAGCAGGTGTGGCTGGCGCCGTCGTGGGAGACGCCATGGATGTCCAACGTGCGCGGCTTCTACAGCGCGGTGGACGTGCTGGCGCCGGACCTGGAGCGCTTCCCGGACTTCGCCCGGGTGGCGTTGCACACAGTGGAGGTGGGGCCGGGGGACACGCTCTTCATCCCGGTGGGGTGGTGGCATGCGCTGCGGGCCTTGGAGCCGAGCCTGTCGGTGACGTTCGTGAGCTTCGAAGAGACACCTGGGATGAACACCTGCTGGCGGGAGGGCTGGCTGGGCGCCACGCCTCCGGAGGAGCACCGATGA
- the recJ gene encoding single-stranded-DNA-specific exonuclease RecJ has translation MRWLLPDVVEQEVGSLAGELSLHPLAARVLLHRGYRTPEAASAFLSDRLADLPDPFRMKGMGPAVERVLRAVRLKEKVTLYGDYDVDGVSSTSLMYLFLKELGVAPATYIPHRLDEGYGLNLGAVERIAQDGTRLLVTLDCGITSVAEIARAKELGLDVVVVDHHTVPPTLPPATAVLNPHQPGCEYPTKVLCAAGVAFNLCMGLRKRLRDDGFFATRKEPNLKALMDLVALATVADVVPLTGANRILVAHGLQELSQGRRPGIRALKEVAGLEPDATVTAGQVGFRLGPRINAAGRLHDASLGLQLLCADSVETARSLAQVLDRANAERQGIESSILTQALAQAEEHKDSRGLVLFDEGWHPGVIGIVASRVVERFHRPTVMVGVKDGVGKGSARSIEAFHLYDALTGCSDLLMRYGGHKHAAGLTIDAKQLPAFREAFARIALQRLTPEDMIPRCRVDAVVNPGDLDATAVESLQKLGPFGQGNPEPVLVLRGQQARPRVLPAKSGAPGAGHLKLALVDAPELDAIGFGMADRVSLVEGPVDLAFQAGFDTFRGQRKLSLRLKDVRQAA, from the coding sequence ATGCGGTGGTTGCTTCCAGATGTCGTCGAGCAGGAGGTGGGTTCGCTCGCGGGTGAGCTGTCGCTGCACCCGTTGGCGGCGAGGGTGTTGCTCCACCGTGGCTACCGGACGCCGGAGGCGGCGTCGGCCTTCCTGTCGGACCGGTTGGCGGACCTGCCGGACCCGTTCCGGATGAAGGGCATGGGCCCCGCGGTGGAGCGCGTGCTGCGCGCGGTGCGGCTCAAGGAGAAGGTGACGCTCTACGGGGACTACGACGTGGACGGCGTGTCCTCCACGTCGCTCATGTACCTGTTCCTCAAGGAGCTGGGCGTGGCCCCCGCCACGTACATCCCGCACCGGCTGGACGAGGGCTACGGCCTCAACCTGGGCGCGGTGGAGCGCATCGCGCAGGACGGCACCCGCCTCCTGGTGACGCTGGACTGCGGCATCACCTCCGTGGCGGAGATTGCCCGCGCGAAGGAGCTGGGCCTGGACGTCGTGGTGGTGGACCACCACACGGTGCCGCCCACGCTGCCGCCCGCCACCGCGGTGCTCAACCCGCACCAGCCCGGCTGCGAGTACCCCACCAAGGTGCTGTGCGCCGCGGGCGTGGCCTTCAACCTGTGCATGGGGCTGCGCAAGCGGCTGCGCGACGACGGCTTCTTCGCCACGCGCAAGGAGCCCAACCTCAAGGCGCTGATGGACCTGGTGGCGCTGGCCACCGTGGCGGACGTGGTGCCGCTCACCGGCGCCAACCGCATCCTCGTGGCGCACGGCCTCCAGGAGCTGTCCCAGGGCCGCCGTCCCGGCATCCGCGCGCTGAAGGAGGTGGCCGGCCTGGAGCCGGACGCCACCGTCACCGCGGGGCAGGTGGGCTTCCGCCTGGGGCCCCGCATCAACGCCGCGGGCCGCCTGCATGACGCGTCGCTGGGCCTGCAGCTGCTCTGCGCGGACTCCGTGGAGACGGCGCGCTCGCTGGCGCAGGTGTTGGACCGCGCGAACGCGGAGCGGCAGGGGATTGAGAGCAGCATCCTCACGCAGGCGCTGGCGCAGGCGGAGGAGCACAAGGACTCGCGCGGGCTGGTGCTCTTCGACGAGGGCTGGCACCCGGGCGTCATCGGCATCGTCGCGTCGCGCGTGGTGGAGCGCTTCCACCGGCCCACGGTGATGGTGGGCGTGAAGGACGGGGTGGGGAAGGGCTCGGCGCGCAGCATCGAGGCGTTCCACCTGTACGACGCGCTCACCGGGTGCTCGGACCTGCTCATGCGCTACGGCGGGCACAAGCACGCCGCCGGCCTCACCATCGACGCGAAGCAGCTGCCCGCCTTCCGCGAGGCCTTCGCCAGGATTGCCCTCCAGCGTCTGACGCCGGAGGACATGATTCCGCGCTGCCGCGTGGACGCGGTGGTGAACCCGGGCGACCTGGACGCGACGGCGGTGGAGTCGCTGCAGAAGCTGGGGCCCTTCGGTCAGGGCAACCCGGAGCCGGTGCTGGTGCTGCGCGGCCAGCAGGCCCGGCCTCGCGTGCTGCCCGCGAAGTCCGGGGCGCCCGGCGCGGGGCACCTGAAGCTGGCGCTCGTGGATGCCCCGGAGCTGGATGCCATTGGCTTCGGCATGGCGGACCGCGTGTCGCTGGTGGAGGGGCCGGTGGACCTGGCCTTCCAGGCCGGCTTCGACACCTTCCGCGGCCAGCGCAAGCTGTCCCTGCGCCTCAAGGACGTGCGTCAGGCCGCCTGA
- a CDS encoding carbohydrate porin produces MRGRAFGAWVLAWALLCAGPASAAETKMPPGLSGGWGGMRGFLYELGVAIQVRYVTELAFNARGGKGHALRQAGQLDVGLGLDMEKLAGLEGGTFQFTFTHRNGNNLNADMALGNLQLVQEVYGRGNVGRLTQLWWDQLFWGERVHLKLGRMTVGEDSADFPCDFQNLSFCGAQPGNIVGNYWFNWPVSQWSTRLRVDLAKVAYVQLAAYEMNPRNLEEGFYLGRFSGATGVMLPLELGWNPKFHGDRLEGLYKVGVWYDTSNAPDVLLAGVERDGRYGIYFVARQQLTHVAGVENKAQGLNVFARLTHTDQDTSTQDGQYTLGLGYTGVFGRADDDVGFALGATHTNGRYVTAQRQKQAEGSDTPIPRTEYLGELYYSLHATPWLVLRPNLQYIRPGGDEDARNILVLGLKGALTL; encoded by the coding sequence ATGCGGGGACGGGCGTTCGGGGCGTGGGTGCTGGCGTGGGCCCTGCTGTGCGCGGGGCCGGCCTCCGCGGCCGAGACGAAGATGCCCCCGGGCCTCAGTGGTGGCTGGGGCGGGATGCGCGGGTTTCTCTACGAGCTCGGTGTGGCAATCCAGGTCCGCTACGTGACGGAGCTCGCCTTCAACGCGCGCGGTGGCAAGGGACACGCGCTGCGGCAGGCGGGACAGCTCGACGTGGGGCTGGGCCTGGACATGGAGAAGCTGGCCGGGCTCGAGGGCGGCACCTTCCAGTTCACGTTCACGCACCGCAACGGCAACAACCTGAACGCGGACATGGCGCTGGGGAACCTCCAATTGGTGCAGGAGGTGTACGGGCGCGGCAACGTGGGGCGCCTCACACAGCTCTGGTGGGATCAGCTCTTCTGGGGCGAGCGGGTGCACCTGAAGCTGGGGCGCATGACGGTGGGCGAGGACTCGGCGGACTTCCCCTGCGACTTCCAGAACCTGTCCTTCTGCGGCGCGCAGCCCGGCAACATCGTGGGCAACTACTGGTTCAACTGGCCGGTGAGCCAGTGGTCCACGCGGCTGCGCGTGGACCTGGCGAAGGTGGCCTACGTGCAGCTGGCCGCGTACGAGATGAACCCTCGCAACCTGGAGGAGGGCTTCTATCTGGGGCGCTTCAGCGGGGCGACGGGCGTGATGCTGCCCCTGGAGCTGGGCTGGAACCCGAAGTTCCACGGCGACCGGCTGGAGGGGCTCTACAAGGTGGGCGTCTGGTACGACACGTCCAATGCGCCGGACGTGTTGCTGGCCGGCGTGGAGCGCGACGGGCGCTACGGCATCTACTTCGTCGCGCGTCAGCAGCTCACGCACGTGGCGGGCGTGGAGAACAAGGCGCAGGGCCTCAACGTCTTCGCCCGCCTGACGCACACGGACCAGGACACCTCCACGCAGGATGGCCAGTACACGCTGGGCCTGGGCTACACGGGCGTGTTCGGCCGGGCGGATGACGACGTGGGCTTCGCGCTGGGCGCCACGCACACCAATGGGCGCTACGTCACCGCGCAGCGGCAGAAGCAGGCGGAAGGCTCCGACACGCCCATCCCCCGCACGGAGTACCTGGGCGAGCTGTACTACAGCCTCCATGCGACGCCGTGGCTCGTGCTGCGGCCCAACCTCCAATACATCCGCCCCGGCGGTGACGAGGACGCGCGCAACATCCTCGTCCTGGGCCTCAAGGGGGCGCTCACCCTGTAG